The proteins below are encoded in one region of Tachypleus tridentatus isolate NWPU-2018 chromosome 4, ASM421037v1, whole genome shotgun sequence:
- the LOC143249041 gene encoding uncharacterized protein LOC143249041 isoform X5, protein MLLRNQVKQSEKEGRSEKRIIEIIEFVLEKMDFFSYTMNINRIISIYLQWVEKLLPLDTLYQLFVCYISIALAVIYVTLIRPRSANRLTDAIKFFIFFLSAVVSLITAALVFKIIFLMCIRKITHEGNNHGWKLKYFIIWVMNEKYPDYGYPDYKTCNQGCSEEDSYLHKLRNLIVYFAMFTVFLVLGLCLLLLRELKNSKFIEKEGLKICSPVELDEKGVIIIKKTIYLPTKAHDKKVSEKENTEKLEAIASEGNTDEKYNEMSTNSNETIVTKLRSIVCEGDPSKKYSEMLTSADETKERNEEIMRELINIVSQGDPNEKYTKISEIGQGCSGTVYSAVETKTGLEVVIKQINLTKEIRKELLITELSVLQEKKHPNIVNYLDSFIVGDELWIIMEFLEVGCLTGIINEICFCESVISAVCKEMESG, encoded by the exons ATGTTGCTTAGAAACCAAGTAAAACAAAGCGAGAAAGAAGGTAGAAGCGAAAAACGTATCATAGAGATTATCGAATTTGTTCTTGAAAAAATGGATTTCTTTTCGTATACTATGAATATTAATCGTATAATTTCCATTTACTTACAGTGGGTTGAAAAATTATTGCCACTGGATACCTTATatcaactttttgtttgttatatttcgaTAGCGTTGGCCGTAATATATGTAACATTAATTAGGCCTAGGTCTGCAAACCGTTTGACGGACGCCATTAAATTCTTCATATTTTTCTTGTCAGCTGTGGTATCACTTATAACGGCTGCACTtgtgtttaaaatcatatttttaatgtgCATACGCAAAATAACGCACGAAGGTAACAACCATGGTTGGAAGCTGAAATACTTTATCATTTGGGTAATGAACGAGAAGTATCCTGATTATGG ATATCCTGATTATAAAACATGTAACCAAGGTTGCTCAGAAGAAGATTCCTACTTACATAAACTAAGGAACCTTATAGTCTACTTTGCAATGTTTACGGTATTTCTTGTCCTTGGGTTATGTCTTCTACTCCTTCGGGAATTAAAG AATTCGAAATTTATTGAAAAGGAGGGATTAAAGATCTGCTCACCTGTTGAACTGGATGAGAAAGGTGTCATCATTATAAAAAAGACCATTTATTTGCCAACCAAAGCACATGATAAGAAAGTATCAGAGAAGGAAAATACAGAAAAGTTAGAAGCTATTGCTTCTGAGGGAAATACTGATGAGAAGTATAATGAGATGTCAACCAACTCAAATGAAACAATCGTGACAAAATTAAGAAGTATTGTTTGTGAGGGAGATCCCAGTAAGAAATACAGTGAGATGTTAACCAGCGCAGATGAAACGAAAGAGAGAAATGAAGAAATTATGAGAGAATTAATAAACATTGTTTCTCAGGGAGATCCCAATGAGAAATATACAAAGATATCAGAAATTGGTCAAGG TTGTTCAGGAACTGTGTATTCAGCAGTAGAAACAAAAACAGGGTTGGAGGTGGTTATAAAGCAGATTAACTTAACgaaagaaattagaaaagaacTTCTCATCACCGAACTTTCAGTGCTACAGGAGAAAAAACATCCGAATATTGTGAACTACTTGGACAGCTTCATTGTTGGTGATGAACTCTGG
- the LOC143249041 gene encoding uncharacterized protein LOC143249041 isoform X4: MLLRNQVKQSEKEGRSEKRIIEIIEFVLEKMDFFSYTMNINRIISIYLQWVEKLLPLDTLYQLFVCYISIALAVIYVTLIRPRSANRLTDAIKFFIFFLSAVVSLITAALVFKIIFLMCIRKITHEGNNHGWKLKYFIIWVMNEKYPDYGYPDYKTCNQGCSEEDSYLHKLRNLIVYFAMFTVFLVLGLCLLLLRELKQNSKFIEKEGLKICSPVELDEKGVIIIKKTIYLPTKAHDKKVSEKENTEKLEAIASEGNTDEKYNEMSTNSNETIVTKLRSIVCEGDPSKKYSEMLTSADETKERNEEIMRELINIVSQGDPNEKYTKISEIGQGCSGTVYSAVETKTGLEVVIKQINLTKEIRKELLITELSVLQEKKHPNIVNYLDSFIVGDELWIIMEFLEVGCLTGIINEICFCESVISAVCKEMESG; the protein is encoded by the exons ATGTTGCTTAGAAACCAAGTAAAACAAAGCGAGAAAGAAGGTAGAAGCGAAAAACGTATCATAGAGATTATCGAATTTGTTCTTGAAAAAATGGATTTCTTTTCGTATACTATGAATATTAATCGTATAATTTCCATTTACTTACAGTGGGTTGAAAAATTATTGCCACTGGATACCTTATatcaactttttgtttgttatatttcgaTAGCGTTGGCCGTAATATATGTAACATTAATTAGGCCTAGGTCTGCAAACCGTTTGACGGACGCCATTAAATTCTTCATATTTTTCTTGTCAGCTGTGGTATCACTTATAACGGCTGCACTtgtgtttaaaatcatatttttaatgtgCATACGCAAAATAACGCACGAAGGTAACAACCATGGTTGGAAGCTGAAATACTTTATCATTTGGGTAATGAACGAGAAGTATCCTGATTATGG ATATCCTGATTATAAAACATGTAACCAAGGTTGCTCAGAAGAAGATTCCTACTTACATAAACTAAGGAACCTTATAGTCTACTTTGCAATGTTTACGGTATTTCTTGTCCTTGGGTTATGTCTTCTACTCCTTCGGGAATTAAAG CAGAATTCGAAATTTATTGAAAAGGAGGGATTAAAGATCTGCTCACCTGTTGAACTGGATGAGAAAGGTGTCATCATTATAAAAAAGACCATTTATTTGCCAACCAAAGCACATGATAAGAAAGTATCAGAGAAGGAAAATACAGAAAAGTTAGAAGCTATTGCTTCTGAGGGAAATACTGATGAGAAGTATAATGAGATGTCAACCAACTCAAATGAAACAATCGTGACAAAATTAAGAAGTATTGTTTGTGAGGGAGATCCCAGTAAGAAATACAGTGAGATGTTAACCAGCGCAGATGAAACGAAAGAGAGAAATGAAGAAATTATGAGAGAATTAATAAACATTGTTTCTCAGGGAGATCCCAATGAGAAATATACAAAGATATCAGAAATTGGTCAAGG TTGTTCAGGAACTGTGTATTCAGCAGTAGAAACAAAAACAGGGTTGGAGGTGGTTATAAAGCAGATTAACTTAACgaaagaaattagaaaagaacTTCTCATCACCGAACTTTCAGTGCTACAGGAGAAAAAACATCCGAATATTGTGAACTACTTGGACAGCTTCATTGTTGGTGATGAACTCTGG